In Cydia splendana chromosome 18, ilCydSple1.2, whole genome shotgun sequence, the genomic window AACGGTTTTAACACGGACTTGGCCTATATAGGAGCTAACTTATATATTTCATAGATAATTTATTAGAAAATCATGGAAGATCACAGCATAATCTCGAATAGCCtgctaatttaaatttattgtcTAACGAAATACTTTCTCGATTGCTCTCAATGAACTATTTATTATGCCAATTCAGGTCGTGCGCACATCATACTTTTTAAAGACATAATTTCACGGACCACATTAAATCGTACGTATTGGGGACATTTTAGAGTGTAGTCAAAACGCAATATGTTTTCGGTTTTCCAATGTTTATTGAACCAGGAGGAAAGCGATAGCTTCCAGTATGTACTCTTGAGCGTAACGAGGGATTAGAGAGGGATAacttcgcctttgtactaatgacgaatgttatttttcctgttttgttttgatttttgtacaataaagtgttttactactactactactactagattGCCTCACTCGAGGTAAACATAGTTATTATTACTACATAATAATAGGGCTTCTAACGCGATTCTTGGCCTGCTTTGCTGGTTTTATGGCTTTGCTTAATCAGTGCCAATGTCCAATCAGCTTTCTAGAAATTACAGAAATATTTATAGAATACGTTGAGTCAACGACACTGATGGAATGCCCCTTTGATGTTGAATATGTCTATAGATATATGAGATCTAAATTGAttggtttttttattaataatagacAATCCAACCTCtcaaaaattacaatttaaacaaacttaaaatattattgctTTAATAATAACTACTTAAAAATTGCCAatcaaaatatacatataaatagatTCATTGCAGAGAACTttccaaatataaataaaatatgtaactatGTTAAGGTGCAATGGTTTAACTTCAAAAGCGGggtgattttataaaattgccAATATCTACTACAATAGTGGCACTATCTACTGTAGCATGTAACAGTAAGCATGATGTCTTGGTATAGTctttcgatttgtagctggccccgagccgctaatcctttgtctaatgttaagtaaaaccgctcgtgctaccacctgcataaaaaatcgtTCGGTCATTTTAACCGGTTATTGAATTACAACTCCTATGGAAATTacaataagattcaaaatgaactaatggaaaaatattttgcgATGCTGTGTGTGGTCCCTCTATGGTTACTGAATGCCGGCGAGTTGAATGCTACaggaccagtctaaaatgtgtcatcgagatgcgtaacaaaggcgcgttctcggagagcgcacctacactggttttttgagcgttggactagcccgcgctcaggagccaattagaataattaagacccttttttgcaggtaagtaacACGTGCGGTTtcacttaacaatagacaataggattaccAGTTCGGGaccagctacaaatcgaaagACTATAAGCGTTGCAGACGTGTAAAGTTTCAAGTAGTTTAGTAGATATTAGAGATTTTTAAAACTATCCCGCTTTCGAAGTTACCCATGCACCTTATTTATTAGATTTATATTGACGAAATTACACCGATCTCTATTGCAGGATCTGTGGCACAAAGAGACAGACTTTCTGTCTATAAATGCATCAAGCTGCGACCGTGGGTGTTTTTATATATGCTCCATATTAAACTACTatactgccctgctaagccgagtggcgctatctcaaaagaaaatgcATTGCTAAtttatactttagtttctataactgagaattccatttacaaaatcatttgtttttgagattgCGCTtttcggcttaggagggcagtatagtTATGCCCaacatataaaattatagttaaaaaaaattgaatatagTTGTATTAATGTTCATTAACAGGGCTTATACCTTAGTGGACTTTCTCAACAGATGGATGGATGTTGTAGCTAGTAGTAGCAATAATACTACAGGGCATTATGGGTTGTAGTTATTTCCATTTGGCCTAAAGAACGCCCCAATATGTTCAAAATGTTGTAATCCATTCAACGAATCATTAGGACCCACAAGAAACACTTTCATGCTGCTATACATTTTCGTAAATTGATGTCTGTTTTTAGAACCAAAACGCCAGAAAATTATACCCTTTAGGTTATAGGTTATGTTGTTTAGCAGTCCTTAATACCTATTTACCCTAGCGATCTTCCTCAATGTCTTGCGGACTGGTCTGATGCGCCCTCCTCGCCTCCATGGGCGGCGTGCTGGTGGCCGGGGACTCGTTGACGAGGCGTTGCCTCTCGCGGTACATGGACACGCGGATGTTCTCGAGCTGGTGGTAGCGGCACAGCTTCAGCGTGGAGAACACGGCCAGGCCCACGCACGTCGCGAACGCGCCCCACGCGCCGAACTGAAAACAGGACCATGTTACTATTATAGTTTAAGCGACTATATCTACATTAAAATTCTAATTGACCTAGCGTTAGTGAAGGTCTCAGTTTCAGCTTGGTTAAAAAAGTTTAGTATGTCCGGATGTTTTCCTCTGAAGTTTGCATTTCTCAACTGTGTGAGCAGGATAGTTAGGTACTCGTTACGTTTTTTGGAAAATGGTCAAAATGGATCTATGGCTGGCACTTAAGACCATATGATGATAAATGACTGATAGACCATATGAGATAGATGATAATTGACTCAATGaagtaagtattttttatttttaaattgttttagctTATGAAGCTTATCGCGAGGTTGCAGCTCACAGAGTGTGACTGTACGGTGAGTAGGCACATGACGTGTTGAGTATTAGGGTCAacacgtcatgtgacatttaaggtgacatttaataaatagaaaatatatttaataaaataaacaataattctaattacattttcataaaggtcacctaaatgccactcacgtaggccactagtatataagcaccaatttactcAATAAAGAAGTTCAGTATTCAGCAGACTCTCTAGTATTCATTATCTACCCGAACGCCCCACATTACACCACTAGTGCTAGTTTCTAACGTACTTTAGCTTTCCCGGATGAATAGCATAATGATTCGCGTAGGTAGTGCAAGCAAGTAAGCAAGGCTTCTTCAAATTCCACATACTCAAAATTACTGCTTTTAATAAGGAGGTATGTTACCTGTGCAGTTCCAATCTCCATGTAAAAATTGTTCGTGGATATGTTGTCCTTTTTATCGATGTCCTGTCCCGCCGCGACGTCACAACtgtgaataaaatttgaaattgaCTAAAACAATTCAATAACCATTATTAAttagtaagtacatatatgcTAAATGGCACAGCCATGAGCACTGGCTGTCCTTGTCTCGGTATGGCTGTCTCTGTCTGTAGTACCGTCGcgaacactgttaactgtacatcggtggaccttaagcCTTTTGtagtaaggtccaccgatgtacagttaggagtgttggtGTTTGTACCTGGGGAAGCGGTCAGTGACTTTGCGGCACCAGGTCATGAATCCCAGCGTGACGGTGACGGCGGCACAGACGACCAACGCACAGAGTAGCGCACAGCCGGTAGCACTGGCTGTCCTAGTCTAGGTATGGCTGTCTCTGTCAGTAGTACCTGGGGAAGCGATCAGTAATGTTGCGGCACCAGGTCATGAAGCCCAGCGTGACGGTGACGGCGGCGCACACGACCAACGCGCAGAGTAGCGCACAGCCGGTAGCCTCCAGGAAGGCCGAAAAGAACGAGCTGTCCTTATCACGGTACAGCAGCATGGataatctgtaaagtaaaatataGTTATAGCCGAGTCTAGATGTGATGAATACGCCGCTAGTACGCCTTTTCTTATTGAGTAATTATAGGCGCATTCATGGCAATCGTGGCGTGTTCATAAGATTTGGACTCTCTCTTTAGCCCGTTTCTACCCTTCGGGTGTAGGCCTCCTTCATTTTACGCCACTCATCACGGTTCTGTGCGACCTGGAGCCACTTCGATCAagagccatacatttactatggcgtacttcatcttagaaaaacggacggATTATACTACCAATACCAAATACATAAAAACCTGATAAAAACAATATGAAGGTCAGAAATAAGAGCCAAAGTCTTATGATTTTCCAAGCCTGCAAGAGCTTGCTGTACATGGTCTGTGATGTGAAGTCAGCTGCTGACGTAGGCATAGTTGGCTCACCATGGAGGCCAGCACATCTCCTGCCTCACATTGTGCCGTATTACTACTTTACTACTAGCACTAGCAATACCATCGCCTacaccagtggtgggcaaactttcttcatggggggccagaaagattaggaaatttaagtggagggccagaattgtagccaaaatttattttgatttgcgaTAATTGTGGACCAATGCCAATtgccatatactaattatttcataggaccagcggcgggccggataaaatccattcgcgggccgcagatggcccgcgggccatactttgcccaccactggcctacatatatatactttattcatgtaggcctagcaacaagctcttatgaattgTAATTAATcataatctaattatcagagcaatttattgatgttaatattattccataataaaattggattattatacatatcaaatttaagactaagaatttcacaaaatcatcgttaaacattaaaaagattgtataaaaaaatactagtctagaatttctactACTAACCTGTATATCTGCACCAGACACACAACAAACAACAGCACTCCAATGGCGATGACATAGTTACAGTATGCCATGGACGCCCACTGGACGTTGAACTGCCCGTCCGTCTCTTGCCATTCACCTCCAGAGAAGAGCAGGCAATGACCTCTGTGCACACGAGAAAATATCATTATTAGTTTGTTGTTTAAAGAATATAGAAATTACACCTCGTCTTATATTAATGACAAGATCCAGAAGCCATTGTAATAAGACTGAGGCTCtccaatttatttattcaaaacaCCATTTTCAAAATGGTTTTATTTGAGGTGCAGTGACTGCGGTGGCACCTCACgatttagcttaggagggcagtattgTTTAGAAAGGTTTGGAAATAGCTACCGACTAATCAGAAACAGCTCTCTTGAAAAATAGGCACTAGTTGTTAAAACTTTAACTAATTATTTGGAAACCAATTTTCTTTGTCACCACTGTAAACATTGTCCACACAAAGTCTTATGCatcaaatacctacatatgtacatTGAAACATATGAGCTTTTGAACAGTAGTAATGtgtaaatacaaaattaaactgaactattgttatCTGAATTCAttacctaaattaataattgaCAGTTGTGTGAAACAAAATATTCCATTTATCAAGTATTTAATGTAAacttacagaaaaaaataaaacgataAACAAATTAGGTATATATGCTCATGGTGCTATTGTGGTTAAATGATTAAAAGTTAATCAactaaacaaaaatatcaagtcAAAATAGGAAAATATATAACATCATCATCAATCAATACTTATTTCAATATATTTAATCTGTATCAAAGATAACTCAATGAAACTAATTGTAGTATTGTTATCTCTCTTTTTACAGATAGTTGAAAGATAATAGATGGGCGTCAAGAATAAGTAAACAAATACAGACTTCAATATTGTTTTGAACGGTTGCACATCGTCACTTCTAAACAAAGGAGATTAAATCTTGTTGATACGATACATACCTGAACTCGTGAACGTGCATGCTCATCGGCACCATGATGCACAGAGACAGGATCAATCCGACGAAATATCCTGCGATCTGGCTCACCAGCACCACGTTTGTTAGAGCCATGGTGGGTTTAGTACACTAGCCAATAATAACCAAGAATTACGCTTTCACATAAAGAAACGGTAGGAGGCAATACTTTTTTTGTTCTAAATCTGTTGacggatttaaagtttaaaGATAAGCAGGCAAACAATCTACGCTggatgaaaaataaatacaagtaATATAACATGAATACAACACTCACTACTTTGACAGTTCGCTGTCGTTGACGTCTGTCCCAATGACAAAAACAATCAGTTCGGCACACAGTTTCAAACGCTGGGCTGGAACAAACAAAGCGGTTTTTTATTAGCTTCAGTATAAATTACGTTCCAGCTTACGCGATTTCATTTTACTAATATGAAAATTTTTGTTTACTGATATGCAGAAATAACGTAGAGTAGGAAGTTATAgatttaatcaaaataaaaacccAAATTTGAATACTAATattctcaaaaaaaaattgcactccattttttttttaatgaattttcTGAACATCTACCGTAGAACGAAGCAGAAAATGACTGTCACTGAGATGTCAAACTAAAATTGAGACAAGTCGCTGATGATGTGTTTAATTCAGCGAAATAACTGAAAAAGCCTGCTAATTATATTCTTACTATGTTTCTACTTTACTGCTAGTGTATAAATTGTCATAGAAATGAATTTCAATGCTTCCAGAAATGGTGAGTGCTTGCTCGTGTCTTGTTCTAATTCATGTGGTTATTCATCTATCAGTAAAGTTGATGACCTTTTCGTGGGTGCATTTCCTCAGTGGGTCAGGCCGGGGGTCTGCGGAAGGCGAAGCGGGTGAGCGACGTGGCGGCGATGGGCGCCCCGGCCCCGCAGCCGCCGGCGTACAGCCCGGCGCCCGGCTTCAGCCCCGCGCCGTCCTACAGCCCGACGTTTGGCGCGCCGCCGCACCAGGAGGGCATTCAGCTCGACGCCGGACAGGACTTCGTCGCGCCACCGCAGCCACCTAGTGAGAATTTGTGCTAGAACTAAAACAACTGGCTAATTTATCTGATTCTTGTCTACAGCTGCAACATGTTGCttccattataaaataaaaacgtaaatGAGAAGATTTTAAGTTCATTTCAGAATATGAGTTCTGAGTTGACTTACTTGCAAGGAAAAGCTAGTCCTGGCAACATAGTGTTTAAATTATTGGATGAATTTGCTAATATGCCAATCTTTAATCAACAAATTCATACAATGATTGTATACCTATAATATTGGTGAAGATAGTGACATAGCCATATTTGCCTAAATACAATGGTAATAAAACTTTTCAGATTATGGCTACATGGGAGGATACCCTCAGTCTCCGATGACTGCCATGGCCTCTCCAGGTCAGATCGGCTCCATGCTGCAACAACCTGTTGTGCAGGTATGTACTATCACTTTTAGGTGGCATACTTTTAGTTTAAGTTTAACAAGCCAtttctgtcagtagaaaaaggcagcaaagttaaaaaaaaccgggcaagtgcgagtcggactcgcgcacgaagggttccataccataatgcaaaaaaaaaaaacgaaaaaaaagcaaaaaaaaaacggtcacccacccaagtactgaccactcccgacgttgcttaactttggtcaaaaatcacgtttgttgtatgggagccccatttaaatctttattttattctgtttttagtatttgttgttatagtggcaacagaaatacatcatctgtgaaaatttcaactgtctagctatcacggttcgtgagatacagcctggtgacagacggacggacggacggacggacggacggacggacagcgaagtcatAGATGGGTgacagtaatagggtcccgttttaccctttgggtacggaaccctaaaaatgtagggGCAGGGTAATATTTTTCACTACTTGAGGTCTGCCGCTCCATGGGTTAAAGTACTGCAGAATTATCAAAAAAACTTTCTACAAATTAATGTTCCTGTTTTGTTTACTGATATTATTGTTTTATCAAAAAACTGTATAGTCATAGTTATGtatgtaagcaaatttttataTTCTGTGCTCTTCCTGTTCCTTAAAACTGTTTGACTGTGGTGCCATTGAGTATTTCAAATTTAGTTGCATATGTTCTGCCCTGTTTAGTGGAGTCACAGGAATGCAGCCTTTTGTTAAAGTATGACTATGGACACTAAGCATGAAGAATTTCATACATTGACCTGCCATTGACCCATATGATAATGAAAGTACTAATGGCCAACCAAAAATCGCACTTTAATGCTTAGAAATGTTTTCTGGTAGGGCTGACCCATCGCGTGCAGCTTTAGTGGACATaataaatgtcaatttttattatCAGGACATGGCGCTGCAGTACGGCAACCAACTAGCGGCAGCGGGACGTGAAGCCGTACAGCGTGAAATAGGCCGCTACGTGCCAGTCGCGCGGCTGCGGTACTACTTCGCCGTGGACACGCGCTACGTGCTGCGGAAGCTCATGCTCATACTGTTCCCCTACACGCACAAGGTCTGTAGCACTTGTAGCTGTAACACAGAACGTAGCTAGGCACGTGAACTAGGCCGTTACGTGCCCATAGTAACCAATAGGGGGAAAATCTACCAGTGTCACAAATCCTTACTTGTTATTTCTGAAACCAGTAGCTttcagtaaataaaattaaaaatatattaccaAATTGAACCTCACGTGAGAAAGGTAGGATTTCTTAGAAATATCAAAAGAGTAGCATAGTGTTTTTGGAGCCAGAATGTAGAAGAGATCAAAAAAAGGCAAATGCAAAGAGTAATACTAAGTGTTTTATATGATTCGCGTCTGTACCTAACCTCAGTGTTGGTGATGTCCACAAGTGTCCCACATCTACTACTACACATATACACACTAGTCGCTTACTATTTACTTCAATGGTGGTATTATATAAAAGGTAATGTTGCCGACAAGTACCGAGCGCTCGGGGTGAGGGCGCGCGGGGCAGGGACCCCACCAACCAGAGATCCGAATGCGAGTCATACCGAACGGACGTTAATTTActcatttatttttcttttcgcTAATTATCCTAAAATGTACTGTGTAATGTTCTatatagtttaaaataaaagtatagTGCATAATTTGATCATTTTTATTGGAAAGAACCACTACAAACTAAGACAAAGTGGTCTTCGAAGCCGGATTTGATGTTCCATACACCAAAGATGGTCAACACACGTAGTACTACAAGACGTGAAATGGAAAGAAAAGAAGAAGAACGTAAACAGGCTTCAATCCAGCAGCCGCAGACACCTGTAAAAGATGAAGAACCAAAGAAACCGATCGACAAGACTATTATTTTAGAAACGGGTAGTCATATAAAATCCGAACATTCCGAACAAAGAAAGATCGCGAAGCCGCTAAGTCATCATTCTCGCAAAACCAGCTACCATGGTTCTAAAAGGTCATCGTCGTCATCTATTGTGGCACAAAGGAAGAAGCTGGAGCTGGAAGCAGCTGAAGCAAAGGCTCGCATACAAATGGACTTGATAgacaaaaaactacaagtagATCTCGCCAACCTTGATGAATACAGTCCATCT contains:
- the LOC134799278 gene encoding transmembrane protein 179; amino-acid sequence: MALTNVVLVSQIAGYFVGLILSLCIMVPMSMHVHEFRGHCLLFSGGEWQETDGQFNVQWASMAYCNYVIAIGVLLFVVCLVQIYRLSMLLYRDKDSSFFSAFLEATGCALLCALVVCAAVTVTLGFMTWCRNITDRFPSCDVAAGQDIDKKDNISTNNFYMEIGTAQFGAWGAFATCVGLAVFSTLKLCRYHQLENIRVSMYRERQRLVNESPATSTPPMEARRAHQTSPQDIEEDR